Proteins encoded together in one Lathyrus oleraceus cultivar Zhongwan6 chromosome 5, CAAS_Psat_ZW6_1.0, whole genome shotgun sequence window:
- the LOC127081545 gene encoding F-box/FBD/LRR-repeat protein At5g56420-like, producing MADRISEFHDSILCHILSFLPTKHAATTSILSKRWKSLWLSVLTLDFDCKSFEDMTYHGYSVHQLIGIENLNISGDMKLPPSIHSCKTLKVLKLKGIIVNGFSHQVDFPVLKILHLKRMIFERHELLVKLLSGCRILEEFETKYLGFLNGSRVPAKEFDGLLPSLVQAKISCHDSIIPLHLVRNVESLHMEQAQLECCITKLPMFHNLTQVKLQFFFNMWGWLQQILEQCHKLQSLIIQGLEYQDESWNNQSWNDPPIIPKCLSLHLRTCCLAYCKGTESELQFAKYILQNSKRLKTMKFKYNYCVDIKAKHQMTMELSSLAKGSTMCEIVFENSVSNSISD from the exons ATGGCAGATAGAATCAGTGAGTTTCACGATTCAATTCTTTGTCACATTCTTTCTTTTCTTCCAACGAAACATGCTGCAACCACAAGCATCCTCTCTAAGAGATGGAAATCATTATGGCTTTCAGTCCTCACTCTCGACTTCGACTGCAAATCCTTCGAAGACATGACCTACCATGGATATTCTGTACACCAATTGAT AGGAATTGAGAATCTTAACATTAGCGGTGACATGAAATTACCACCTAGTATTCATAGTTGCAAGACCCTTAAGGTTCTTAAGTTGAAAGGAATAATAGTGAATGGTTTTTCTCATCAAGTGGATTTTCCTGTTCTTAAAATTCTTCATTTAAAGAGAATGATTTTTGAACGGCATGAATTGCTTGTTAAACTTCTCTCTGGTTGTCGTATACTTGAGGAATTTGAAACCAAATATTTAGGTTTTCTTAATGGTTCGCGTGTTCCAGCGAAAGAGTTTGATGGCTTGTTACCTAGTTTAGTCCAAGCAAAGATTTCTTGTCATGATTCTATTATTCCTCTTCATTTGGTTCGCAATGTGGAGAGTCTACATATGGAACAA GCACAATTGGAATGTTGTATTACTAAACTTCCCATGTTTCATAATCTGACACAAGTGAAACTTCAATTTTTCTTTAATATGTGGGGTTGGTTGCAACAAATTCTTGAACAATGCCACAAACTTCAAAGTTTAATCATACAGGGTCTTGAATATCAAGACGAAAGTTGGAACAACCAAAGTTGGAACGATCCACCAATAATTCCAAAGTGTCTTTCATTGCACCTGAGAACATGCTGTCTTGCATATTGTAAAGGCACTGAATCTGAGCTCCAATTTGCAAAGTATATTTTGCAAAATTCGAAAAGACTGAAGACTATGAAATTTAAGTATAATTACTGTGTAGATATAAAAGCGAAACACCAAATGACAATGGAATTATCTTCACTCGCAAAGGGCTCTACAATGTGTGAAATTGTTTTTGAAAACTCGGTATCTAATTCAATTTCCGATTAA
- the LOC127081546 gene encoding plasma membrane ATPase 1 has translation MTLIHVSVSVLRRCETLRRVRHYTHLPSEENIPIEEVFDNLKCTKEGLTSEEVQERLDMFGYNKLEEKKESKILKFLGFMWNPLSWVMEAAALMAIAMAHGGGKRGDYQDFVGIIILLIINSTISFIEENNAGNAAAALMARLAPKAKVLRDGKWSEEDASVLVPGDIVSIKLGDIIPADARLLEGDPLKIDQAALTGESLTVTKHPGEGVYSGSTCKQGEIEAVVIATGVHIFFGKAAHLVENTTHVGHFQQVLTSIGNFCICSIAIGMIIEIIVIYGVHGYGYRNGIDNLLVLLIGGIPIAMPTVLSVTMAIGSHKLSQQGAITKRMTAIEEMAGMDVLCSDKTGTLTLNKLTVDKEMIEVFAKGVGKDLVVLMAARASRMENQDAIDCAIVSMLADPKEARAGIKEVHFLPFNPTDKRTALTYIDGAGNMHRVSKGAPEQILNLAQNKAEIERKVHAMIDKFAERGLRSLGIARQEVPEGSKESAGGPWEFVALLPLFDPPRHDSAETIRRALDLGVSVKMITGDQLAIGKETGRRLGMGTNMYPSSSLLGENKDQLGAVSIDDLIEKADGFAVSRTNKLMEN, from the exons ATGACACTGATACATGTGTCTGTGTCTGTATTGCGTCGATGTGAAACACTGAGACGTGTCAGACACTATACACACCTTCCATCAGAA GAGAACATTCCTATTGAGGAGGTATTTGATAATCTAAAATGCACAAAAGAAGGTTTAACCTCTGAGGAAGTACAAGAGAGGCTTGACATGTTTGGATACAATAAACTTGAAGAAAAAAAG GAAAGTAAAATACTGAAGTTTTTAGGGTTTATGTGGAATCCTTTGTCATGGGTTATGGAAGCTGCTGCTCTCATGGCCATTGCTATGGCACATGGAGGG GGAAAGCGAGGAGATTATCAAGATTTTGTTGGCATAATTATTTTGCTAATTATAAACTCAACCATAAGTTTCATAGAAGAAAATAATGCTGGTAATGCAGCTGCTGCCCTTATGGCAAGATTGGCTCCAAAAGCAAag GTACTTCGTGACGGAAAATGGAGCGAAGAAGATGCTTCGGTATTGGTCCCTGGAGACATAGTTAGCATCAAGCTAGGGGACATCATTCCTGCCGACGCACGTCTCCTTGAAGGTGACCCTTTGAAGATTGATCAGG CTGCTCTTACCGGAGAGTCACTCACTGTGACTAAACATCCCGGAGAAGGAGTATATTCTGGTTCAACTTGCAAGCAAGGAGAAATTGAAGCCGTAGTCATAGCAACTGGAGTTCACATATTTTTCGGAAAGGCAGCTCATCTCGTCGAAAACACAACACACGTTGGACATTTCCAACAG GTTTTGACATCTATTGGAAATTTCTGCATCTGTTCAATTGCTATTGGAATGATTATTGAAATCATTGTGATATACGGCGTCCACGGATATGGTTACAGAAACGGTATTGATAACCTTCTAGTGCTACTAATTGGAGGAATCCCTATTGCAATGCCAACTGTTCTTTCAGTTACAATGGCTATTGGCTCACATAAGTTATCTCAGCAG GGTGCTATAACAAAGAGAATGACTGCTATTGAAGAAATGGCCGGAATGGATGTGTTATGCAGTGACAAAACAGGCACATTAACTCTTAACAAGCTTACAGTGGACAAGGAAATGATTGAG GTTTTTGCCAAAGGTGTTGGCAAGGATTTGGTTGTACTTATGGCTGCAAGAGCATCAAGGATGGAGAACCAAGATGCAATTGATTGCGCAATCGTTTCAATGTTGGCAGACCCAAAGGAG GCACGAGCTGGAATAAAAGAAGTTCATTTCCTTCCGTTTAATCCAACTGATAAAAGAACTGCCCTTACATACATTGATGGTGCTGGTAATATGCACAGGGTTAGCAAAGGTGCACCAGAGCAG ATTCTCAATCTTGCACAAAACAAGGCAGAAATCGAACGGAAGGTTCATGCGATGATTGACAAGTTTGCAGAACGTGGACTTCGTTCTCTTGGGATTGCAAGACAG GAAGTACCGGAGGGAAGTAAGGAAAGTGCAGGAGGACCATGGGAGTTTGTTGCTCTTCTCCCTCTTTTTGACCCTCCGAGACATGATAGCGCAGAAACAATCAGAAGAGCTCTTGATCTTGGCGTTAGTGTCAAAATGATCACTG GTGATCAACTCGCAATAGGTAAGGAAACGGGAAGGCGTCTAGGGATGGGGACTAACATGTATCCTTCTTCATCACTGCTCGGTGAAAATAAAGATCAATTAGGTGCTGTTTCCATTGATGATCTCATTGAGAAAGCTGACGGTTTTGCTg TGTCAAGAACAAACAAATTAATGGAAAACTAG
- the LOC127081547 gene encoding FBD-associated F-box protein At5g56370-like, whose amino-acid sequence MNRGIENLNISGDMKLPPSIHSCKTLKVLKLKGIIVNGFSHQVDFPVLKILHLKRMIFERHELLVKLLSGCRILEEFETKYLGFLNGSRVPAKEFDGLLPSLVQAKISCHDSIIPLHLVRNVESLHMEQAQLECCITKLPMFHNLTQVKLQFFFNMWGWLQQILEQCHKLQSLIIQGLEYQDESWNNQSWNDPPIIPKCLSLHLRTCCLAYCKGTESELQFAKYILQNSKRLKTMKFKYNYCADIKAKHQMTMELSSLAKGSTMCEIVFENSVSNSISD is encoded by the exons ATGAATAGAGGAATTGAGAATCTTAACATTAGCGGTGACATGAAATTACCACCTAGTATTCATAGTTGCAAGACCCTTAAGGTTCTTAAGTTGAAAGGAATAATAGTGAATGGTTTTTCTCATCAAGTGGATTTTCCTGTTCTTAAAATTCTTCATTTAAAGAGAATGATTTTTGAACGGCATGAATTGCTTGTTAAACTTCTCTCTGGTTGTCGTATACTTGAGGAATTTGAAACCAAATATTTAGGTTTTCTTAATGGTTCGCGTGTTCCAGCGAAAGAGTTTGATGGCTTGTTACCTAGTTTAGTCCAAGCAAAGATTTCTTGTCATGATTCTATTATTCCTCTTCATTTGGTTCGCAATGTGGAGAGTCTACATATGGAACAA GCACAATTGGAATGTTGTATTACTAAACTTCCCATGTTTCATAATCTGACACAAGTGAAACTTCAATTTTTCTTTAATATGTGGGGTTGGTTGCAACAAATTCTTGAACAATGCCACAAACTTCAAAGTTTAATCATACAGGGTCTTGAATATCAAGACGAAAGTTGGAACAACCAAAGTTGGAACGATCCACCAATAATTCCAAAGTGTCTTTCATTGCACCTGAGAACATGCTGTCTTGCATATTGTAAAGGCACTGAATCTGAGCTCCAATTTGCAAAGTATATTTTGCAAAATTCGAAAAGACTGAAGACTATGAAATTTAAGTATAATTACTGTGCAGATATAAAAGCGAAACACCAAATGACAATGGAATTATCTTCACTCGCAAAGGGCTCTACAATGTGTGAAATTGTTTTTGAAAACTCGGTATCTAATTCAATTTCCGATTAA
- the LOC127081550 gene encoding plasma membrane ATPase 1: MVEGTMSLDAVIKEAVDLENIPIEEVFDNLKCTKEGLTSEEVQERLDMFGYNKLEEKKESKILKFLGFMWNPLSWVMEAAALMAIAMAHGGGKRGDYQDFVGIIILLIINSTISFIEENNAGNAAAALMARLAPKAKVLRDGKWSEEDASVLVPGDIVSIKLGDIIPADARLLEGDPLKIDQAALTGESLTVTKHPGEGVYSGSTCKQGEIEAVVIATGVHIFFGKAAHLVENTTHVGHFQQVLTSIGNFCICSIAIGMIIEIIVIYGVHGYGYRNGIDNLLVLLIGGIPIAMPTVLSVTMAIGSHKLSQQGAITKRMTAIEEMAGMDVLCSDKTGTLTLNKLTVDKEMIEVFAKGVGKDLVVLMAARASRMENQDAIDCAIVSMLADPKEARAGIKEVHFLPFNPTDKRTALTYIDGAGNMHRVSKGAPEQILNLAQNKAEIERKVHAMIDKFAERGLRSLGIARQEVPEGSKESAGGPWEFVALLPLFDPPRHDSAETIRRALDLGVSVKMITGDQLAIGKETGRRLGMGTNMYPSSSLLGENKDQLGAVSIDDLIEKADGFAVSRTNKLMEN; encoded by the exons atggtGGAAGGGACTATGTCTCTTGATGCTGTTATAAAGGAAGCTGTTGATTTG GAGAACATTCCTATTGAGGAGGTATTTGATAATCTAAAATGCACAAAAGAAGGTTTAACCTCTGAGGAAGTACAAGAGAGGCTTGACATGTTTGGATACAATAAACTTGAAGAAAAAAAG GAAAGTAAAATACTGAAGTTTTTAGGGTTTATGTGGAATCCTTTGTCATGGGTTATGGAAGCTGCTGCTCTCATGGCCATTGCTATGGCACATGGAGGG GGAAAGCGAGGGGATTATCAAGATTTTGTTGGCATAATTATTTTGCTAATTATAAACTCAACCATAAGTTTCATAGAAGAAAATAATGCTGGTAATGCAGCTGCTGCCCTTATGGCAAGATTGGCTCCAAAAGCAAag GTACTTCGTGACGGAAAATGGAGCGAAGAAGATGCTTCGGTATTGGTCCCTGGAGACATAGTTAGCATCAAGCTAGGGGACATCATTCCTGCCGACGCACGTCTCCTTGAAGGTGACCCTTTGAAGATTGATCAGG CTGCTCTTACCGGAGAGTCACTCACTGTGACTAAACATCCCGGAGAAGGAGTATATTCTGGTTCAACTTGCAAGCAAGGAGAAATTGAAGCCGTAGTCATAGCAACTGGAGTTCACATATTTTTCGGAAAGGCAGCTCATCTCGTCGAAAACACAACACACGTTGGACATTTCCAACAG GTTTTGACATCTATTGGAAATTTCTGCATCTGTTCAATTGCTATTGGAATGATTATTGAAATCATTGTGATATACGGCGTCCACGGATATGGTTACAGAAACGGTATTGATAACCTTCTAGTGCTACTAATTGGAGGAATCCCTATTGCAATGCCAACTGTTCTTTCAGTTACAATGGCTATTGGCTCACATAAGTTATCTCAGCAG GGTGCTATAACAAAGAGAATGACTGCTATTGAAGAAATGGCCGGAATGGATGTGTTATGCAGTGACAAAACAGGCACATTAACTCTTAACAAGCTTACAGTGGACAAGGAAATGATTGAG GTTTTTGCCAAAGGTGTTGGCAAGGATTTGGTTGTACTTATGGCTGCAAGAGCATCAAGGATGGAGAACCAAGATGCAATTGATTGCGCAATCGTTTCAATGTTGGCAGACCCAAAGGAG GCACGAGCTGGAATAAAAGAAGTTCATTTCCTTCCGTTTAATCCAACTGATAAAAGAACTGCCCTTACATACATTGATGGTGCTGGTAATATGCACAGGGTTAGCAAAGGTGCACCAGAGCAG ATTCTCAATCTTGCACAAAACAAGGCAGAAATCGAACGGAAGGTTCATGCGATGATTGACAAGTTTGCAGAACGTGGACTTCGTTCTCTTGGGATTGCAAGACAG GAAGTACCGGAGGGAAGTAAGGAAAGTGCAGGAGGACCATGGGAGTTTGTTGCTCTTCTCCCTCTTTTTGACCCTCCGAGACATGATAGCGCAGAAACAATCAGAAGAGCTCTTGATCTTGGCGTTAGTGTCAAAATGATCACTG GTGATCAACTCGCAATAGGTAAGGAAACGGGAAGGCGTCTAGGGATGGGGACTAACATGTATCCTTCTTCATCACTGCTCGGTGAAAATAAAGATCAATTAGGTGCCGTTTCCATTGATGATCTCATTGAGAAAGCTGACGGTTTTGCTg TGTCAAGAACAAACAAATTAATGGAAAACTAG